A window of the Brassica napus cultivar Da-Ae chromosome C5, Da-Ae, whole genome shotgun sequence genome harbors these coding sequences:
- the LOC106397389 gene encoding probable thylakoidal processing peptidase 2, chloroplastic: protein MAIRVTLTYSSYVARNIASSAAARVGAGDVRSCFECLTRPRTFTHSQIPDIDKSPPRARPASPSMYSTIARELLEEGSKSPLVLGMISTMSPNLLGMNNNVLGISPFKASSVIPFLRGSKWMPCSSIPATLSSDVAADIDRGGKVEVKMELGRDKGSSFVGNGWVNKLLSICSEDAKAAFTAVTVSLLFRSALAEPKSIPSVSMYPTLDVGDRVMAEKVSYLFRRPEVSDIVIFKAPPVLVEHGYNCTDVFIKRIVASEGDWVEVCDGKLLVNDTVQVEDFVLEPMDYEMEPMFVPEGFVFVLGDNRNKSFDSHNWGPLPIKNIIGRSMFRYWPPSKVSDTIHHHEQVMQKEAVDVS from the exons ATGGCGATTAGGGTTACCCTCACGTACTCCAGCTACGTCGCTAGGAACATCGCTTCCTCCGCCGCGGCTCGCGTCGGCGCCGGAGACGTCCGCTCGTGCTTCGAATGCTTGACCCGTCCCAGAACCTTCACCCACAGTCAGATACCCGACATCGATAAATCCCCTCCTCGTGCTCGCCCAGCTTCTCCTTCAATGTACAGCACCATCGCGAGGGAGCTCCTCGAAGAAGGAAGCAAAAGCCCTCTCGTGCTGGGGATGATCTCAACCATGAGTCCGAATTTGCTAGGGATGAACAACAACGTGCTGGGGATCTCGCCGTTCAAGGCTTCTTCTGTGATCCCGTTCCTTAGAGGGTCGAAGTGGATGCCTTGCAGCAGCATTCCGGCGACTTTGTCGTCGGATGTTGCTGCTGACATTGATAGGGGAGGAAAGGTTGAAGTGAAGATGGAGTTGGGTCGTGATAAAGGCTCGAGCTTTGTTGGAAACGGGTGGGTTAATAAGCTCTTGAGTATCTGCTCGGAGGATGCTAAGGCTGCGTTCACGGCGGTTACTGTTTCTCTTCTGTTCCGTTCGGCGTTGGCTGAGCCCAAGTCTATACCTTCGGTGTCTATGTACCCTACTCTCGATGTGGGTGATCGTGTTATGGCTGAGAAG GTCTCGTACTTGTTCAGAAGGCCAGAGGTTTCGGATATAGTCATCTTCAAGGCTCCTCCGGTTTTGGTG GAACATGGTTACAATTGTACTGATGTTTTCATAAAGAGGATAGTTGCAAGCGAAGGTGACTGGGTTGAA GTCTGTGATGGAAAGCTCTTAGTGAATGACACCGTTCAAGTTGAGGATTTTGTCTTAGAACCAATGGACTATGAAATGGAACCAATG TTTGTCCCTGAAGGTTTTGTCTTTGTCCTAGGAGACAACCGCAACAAAAGCTTTGACTCTCATAACTG GGGTCCACTTCCAATAAAGAACATCATAGGAAGATCCATGTTTCGTTATTGGCCGCCGAGCAAAGTTTCAGACACAATACACCACCATGAGCAAGTTATGCAAAAGGAAGCTGTTGATGTTTCATAA
- the BNAA10G27970D gene encoding UDP-xylose transporter 3 isoform X4: MSEGQKFQLGTIGALSLSVVSSVSIVICNKALISTLGFTFATTLTSWHLLVTFCSLHVALWMKMFEHKPFDPRAVMGFGILNGISIGLLNLSLGFNSVGFYQMTKLAIIPCTVLLETLFFRKMFSRKIQFSLTILLLGVGIATVTDLQLNMLGSVLSLLAVITTCVAQIMTNTIQKKFKVSSTQLLYQSCPYQAITLFVTGPFLDGLLTNQNVFAFKYTSQVVFFIVLSCLISVSVNFSTFLVIGKTSPVTYQVLGHLKTCLVLAFGYVLLKDPFNWRNILGIMVAVIGMVVYSYFCSIETQQKATETSSTQLPQMKESEKDPLIAVENGSGVLSDGGGGVQKTAAPQRIRGD, encoded by the exons ATGAGCGAGGGCCAGAAGTTCCAGCTGGGAACAATCGGCGCTTTGAGTTTATCCGTCGTATCGTCTGTGTCGATCGTGATCTGTAACAAGGCGCTTATTAGCACCCTTGGCTTCACCTTCG CGACTACTTTGACTAGTTGGCATCTTCTGGTCACGTTTTGTTCCCTTCATGTGGCACTATGGATGAAGATGTTTGAACACAAGCCTTTTGATCCACGAGCTGTGATGGGATTTGGCATACTGAATGGAATCTCCATAGGGCTATTGAACCTTAGCCTTGGCTTTAATTCCGTTGGTTTTTACCAG ATGACGAAACTAGCAATCATCCCCTGTACTGTTCTCTTGGAGACACTCTTCTTCAGGAAAATGTTCAG tcGAAAAATTCAGTTTTCATTAACCATCCTTCTCCTTGGTGTTGGGATTGCAACCGTCACGGATCTTCAGCTTAATATGCTGGGTTCTGTCTTGTCGCTGCTGGCTGTTATCACAACTTGTGTTGCTCAAATT ATGACAAACACCATCCAGAAGAAGTTCAAAGTTTCATCCACGCAACTTCTTTATCAGTCTTGCCCTTATCAAGCAATTACACTTTTCGTCACTGGTCCATTTTTGGATGGGCTCCTAACCAACCAGAATGTGTTTGCTTTCAAGTACACTTCTCAAGTTGTG TTCTTCATCGTCCTGTCCTGCCTCATATCAGTCTCTGTAAACTTCAGCACTTTTCTAGTGATTGGAAAAACGTCTCCGGTCACATATCAGGTTCTTGGACATCTTAAGACATGCCTGGTTCTAGCGTTTGGCTATGTGTTGTTGAAAGACCCATTCAACTGGCGCAACATTCTCGGTATTATGGTGGCGGTGATTGGAATGGTTGTGTATTCCTATTTCTGCTCGATTGAGACTCAGCAGAAGGCAACTGAAACATCTTCAACTCAGTTGCCTCAG ATGAAAGAGAGCGAGAAGGATCCGCTAATAGCAGTTGAAAATGGAAGCGGAGTGTTATCagacggtggtggtggtgtgCAAAAGACGGCGGCTCCT CAGAGAATTAGGGGAGACTGA
- the BNAA10G27970D gene encoding UDP-xylose transporter 3 isoform X1 — protein sequence MSEGQKFQLGTIGALSLSVVSSVSIVICNKALISTLGFTFATTLTSWHLLVTFCSLHVALWMKMFEHKPFDPRAVMGFGILNGISIGLLNLSLGFNSVGFYQMTKLAIIPCTVLLETLFFRKMFSRKIQFSLTILLLGVGIATVTDLQLNMLGSVLSLLAVITTCVAQIMTNTIQKKFKVSSTQLLYQSCPYQAITLFVTGPFLDGLLTNQNVFAFKYTSQVVFFIVLSCLISVSVNFSTFLVIGKTSPVTYQVLGHLKTCLVLAFGYVLLKDPFNWRNILGIMVAVIGMVVYSYFCSIETQQKATETSSTQLPQQMKESEKDPLIAVENGSGVLSDGGGGVQKTAAPVWNSNKEF from the exons ATGAGCGAGGGCCAGAAGTTCCAGCTGGGAACAATCGGCGCTTTGAGTTTATCCGTCGTATCGTCTGTGTCGATCGTGATCTGTAACAAGGCGCTTATTAGCACCCTTGGCTTCACCTTCG CGACTACTTTGACTAGTTGGCATCTTCTGGTCACGTTTTGTTCCCTTCATGTGGCACTATGGATGAAGATGTTTGAACACAAGCCTTTTGATCCACGAGCTGTGATGGGATTTGGCATACTGAATGGAATCTCCATAGGGCTATTGAACCTTAGCCTTGGCTTTAATTCCGTTGGTTTTTACCAG ATGACGAAACTAGCAATCATCCCCTGTACTGTTCTCTTGGAGACACTCTTCTTCAGGAAAATGTTCAG tcGAAAAATTCAGTTTTCATTAACCATCCTTCTCCTTGGTGTTGGGATTGCAACCGTCACGGATCTTCAGCTTAATATGCTGGGTTCTGTCTTGTCGCTGCTGGCTGTTATCACAACTTGTGTTGCTCAAATT ATGACAAACACCATCCAGAAGAAGTTCAAAGTTTCATCCACGCAACTTCTTTATCAGTCTTGCCCTTATCAAGCAATTACACTTTTCGTCACTGGTCCATTTTTGGATGGGCTCCTAACCAACCAGAATGTGTTTGCTTTCAAGTACACTTCTCAAGTTGTG TTCTTCATCGTCCTGTCCTGCCTCATATCAGTCTCTGTAAACTTCAGCACTTTTCTAGTGATTGGAAAAACGTCTCCGGTCACATATCAGGTTCTTGGACATCTTAAGACATGCCTGGTTCTAGCGTTTGGCTATGTGTTGTTGAAAGACCCATTCAACTGGCGCAACATTCTCGGTATTATGGTGGCGGTGATTGGAATGGTTGTGTATTCCTATTTCTGCTCGATTGAGACTCAGCAGAAGGCAACTGAAACATCTTCAACTCAGTTGCCTCAG CAGATGAAAGAGAGCGAGAAGGATCCGCTAATAGCAGTTGAAAATGGAAGCGGAGTGTTATCagacggtggtggtggtgtgCAAAAGACGGCGGCTCCTGTATGGAACTCAAATAAAGAATTTTAA
- the BNAA10G27970D gene encoding UDP-xylose transporter 3 isoform X6 codes for MSEGQKFQLGTIGALSLSVVSSVSIVICNKALISTLGFTFATTLTSWHLLVTFCSLHVALWMKMFEHKPFDPRAVMGFGILNGISIGLLNLSLGFNSVGFYQMTKLAIIPCTVLLETLFFRKMFSRKIQFSLTILLLGVGIATVTDLQLNMLGSVLSLLAVITTCVAQIMTNTIQKKFKVSSTQLLYQSCPYQAITLFVTGPFLDGLLTNQNVFAFKYTSQVVFFIVLSCLISVSVNFSTFLVIGKTSPVTYQVLGHLKTCLVLAFGYVLLKDPFNWRNILGIMVAVIGMVVYSYFCSIETQQKATETSSTQLPQMKESEKDPLIAVENGSGVLSDGGGGVQKTAAPRIRGD; via the exons ATGAGCGAGGGCCAGAAGTTCCAGCTGGGAACAATCGGCGCTTTGAGTTTATCCGTCGTATCGTCTGTGTCGATCGTGATCTGTAACAAGGCGCTTATTAGCACCCTTGGCTTCACCTTCG CGACTACTTTGACTAGTTGGCATCTTCTGGTCACGTTTTGTTCCCTTCATGTGGCACTATGGATGAAGATGTTTGAACACAAGCCTTTTGATCCACGAGCTGTGATGGGATTTGGCATACTGAATGGAATCTCCATAGGGCTATTGAACCTTAGCCTTGGCTTTAATTCCGTTGGTTTTTACCAG ATGACGAAACTAGCAATCATCCCCTGTACTGTTCTCTTGGAGACACTCTTCTTCAGGAAAATGTTCAG tcGAAAAATTCAGTTTTCATTAACCATCCTTCTCCTTGGTGTTGGGATTGCAACCGTCACGGATCTTCAGCTTAATATGCTGGGTTCTGTCTTGTCGCTGCTGGCTGTTATCACAACTTGTGTTGCTCAAATT ATGACAAACACCATCCAGAAGAAGTTCAAAGTTTCATCCACGCAACTTCTTTATCAGTCTTGCCCTTATCAAGCAATTACACTTTTCGTCACTGGTCCATTTTTGGATGGGCTCCTAACCAACCAGAATGTGTTTGCTTTCAAGTACACTTCTCAAGTTGTG TTCTTCATCGTCCTGTCCTGCCTCATATCAGTCTCTGTAAACTTCAGCACTTTTCTAGTGATTGGAAAAACGTCTCCGGTCACATATCAGGTTCTTGGACATCTTAAGACATGCCTGGTTCTAGCGTTTGGCTATGTGTTGTTGAAAGACCCATTCAACTGGCGCAACATTCTCGGTATTATGGTGGCGGTGATTGGAATGGTTGTGTATTCCTATTTCTGCTCGATTGAGACTCAGCAGAAGGCAACTGAAACATCTTCAACTCAGTTGCCTCAG ATGAAAGAGAGCGAGAAGGATCCGCTAATAGCAGTTGAAAATGGAAGCGGAGTGTTATCagacggtggtggtggtgtgCAAAAGACGGCGGCTCCT AGAATTAGGGGAGACTGA
- the BNAA10G27970D gene encoding UDP-xylose transporter 3 isoform X5: MSEGQKFQLGTIGALSLSVVSSVSIVICNKALISTLGFTFATTLTSWHLLVTFCSLHVALWMKMFEHKPFDPRAVMGFGILNGISIGLLNLSLGFNSVGFYQMTKLAIIPCTVLLETLFFRKMFSRKIQFSLTILLLGVGIATVTDLQLNMLGSVLSLLAVITTCVAQIMTNTIQKKFKVSSTQLLYQSCPYQAITLFVTGPFLDGLLTNQNVFAFKYTSQVVFFIVLSCLISVSVNFSTFLVIGKTSPVTYQVLGHLKTCLVLAFGYVLLKDPFNWRNILGIMVAVIGMVVYSYFCSIETQQKATETSSTQLPQQMKESEKDPLIAVENGSGVLSDGGGGVQKTAAPRIRGD, translated from the exons ATGAGCGAGGGCCAGAAGTTCCAGCTGGGAACAATCGGCGCTTTGAGTTTATCCGTCGTATCGTCTGTGTCGATCGTGATCTGTAACAAGGCGCTTATTAGCACCCTTGGCTTCACCTTCG CGACTACTTTGACTAGTTGGCATCTTCTGGTCACGTTTTGTTCCCTTCATGTGGCACTATGGATGAAGATGTTTGAACACAAGCCTTTTGATCCACGAGCTGTGATGGGATTTGGCATACTGAATGGAATCTCCATAGGGCTATTGAACCTTAGCCTTGGCTTTAATTCCGTTGGTTTTTACCAG ATGACGAAACTAGCAATCATCCCCTGTACTGTTCTCTTGGAGACACTCTTCTTCAGGAAAATGTTCAG tcGAAAAATTCAGTTTTCATTAACCATCCTTCTCCTTGGTGTTGGGATTGCAACCGTCACGGATCTTCAGCTTAATATGCTGGGTTCTGTCTTGTCGCTGCTGGCTGTTATCACAACTTGTGTTGCTCAAATT ATGACAAACACCATCCAGAAGAAGTTCAAAGTTTCATCCACGCAACTTCTTTATCAGTCTTGCCCTTATCAAGCAATTACACTTTTCGTCACTGGTCCATTTTTGGATGGGCTCCTAACCAACCAGAATGTGTTTGCTTTCAAGTACACTTCTCAAGTTGTG TTCTTCATCGTCCTGTCCTGCCTCATATCAGTCTCTGTAAACTTCAGCACTTTTCTAGTGATTGGAAAAACGTCTCCGGTCACATATCAGGTTCTTGGACATCTTAAGACATGCCTGGTTCTAGCGTTTGGCTATGTGTTGTTGAAAGACCCATTCAACTGGCGCAACATTCTCGGTATTATGGTGGCGGTGATTGGAATGGTTGTGTATTCCTATTTCTGCTCGATTGAGACTCAGCAGAAGGCAACTGAAACATCTTCAACTCAGTTGCCTCAG CAGATGAAAGAGAGCGAGAAGGATCCGCTAATAGCAGTTGAAAATGGAAGCGGAGTGTTATCagacggtggtggtggtgtgCAAAAGACGGCGGCTCCT AGAATTAGGGGAGACTGA
- the BNAA10G27970D gene encoding UDP-xylose transporter 3 isoform X3 — translation MSEGQKFQLGTIGALSLSVVSSVSIVICNKALISTLGFTFATTLTSWHLLVTFCSLHVALWMKMFEHKPFDPRAVMGFGILNGISIGLLNLSLGFNSVGFYQMTKLAIIPCTVLLETLFFRKMFSRKIQFSLTILLLGVGIATVTDLQLNMLGSVLSLLAVITTCVAQIMTNTIQKKFKVSSTQLLYQSCPYQAITLFVTGPFLDGLLTNQNVFAFKYTSQVVFFIVLSCLISVSVNFSTFLVIGKTSPVTYQVLGHLKTCLVLAFGYVLLKDPFNWRNILGIMVAVIGMVVYSYFCSIETQQKATETSSTQLPQQMKESEKDPLIAVENGSGVLSDGGGGVQKTAAPQRIRGD, via the exons ATGAGCGAGGGCCAGAAGTTCCAGCTGGGAACAATCGGCGCTTTGAGTTTATCCGTCGTATCGTCTGTGTCGATCGTGATCTGTAACAAGGCGCTTATTAGCACCCTTGGCTTCACCTTCG CGACTACTTTGACTAGTTGGCATCTTCTGGTCACGTTTTGTTCCCTTCATGTGGCACTATGGATGAAGATGTTTGAACACAAGCCTTTTGATCCACGAGCTGTGATGGGATTTGGCATACTGAATGGAATCTCCATAGGGCTATTGAACCTTAGCCTTGGCTTTAATTCCGTTGGTTTTTACCAG ATGACGAAACTAGCAATCATCCCCTGTACTGTTCTCTTGGAGACACTCTTCTTCAGGAAAATGTTCAG tcGAAAAATTCAGTTTTCATTAACCATCCTTCTCCTTGGTGTTGGGATTGCAACCGTCACGGATCTTCAGCTTAATATGCTGGGTTCTGTCTTGTCGCTGCTGGCTGTTATCACAACTTGTGTTGCTCAAATT ATGACAAACACCATCCAGAAGAAGTTCAAAGTTTCATCCACGCAACTTCTTTATCAGTCTTGCCCTTATCAAGCAATTACACTTTTCGTCACTGGTCCATTTTTGGATGGGCTCCTAACCAACCAGAATGTGTTTGCTTTCAAGTACACTTCTCAAGTTGTG TTCTTCATCGTCCTGTCCTGCCTCATATCAGTCTCTGTAAACTTCAGCACTTTTCTAGTGATTGGAAAAACGTCTCCGGTCACATATCAGGTTCTTGGACATCTTAAGACATGCCTGGTTCTAGCGTTTGGCTATGTGTTGTTGAAAGACCCATTCAACTGGCGCAACATTCTCGGTATTATGGTGGCGGTGATTGGAATGGTTGTGTATTCCTATTTCTGCTCGATTGAGACTCAGCAGAAGGCAACTGAAACATCTTCAACTCAGTTGCCTCAG CAGATGAAAGAGAGCGAGAAGGATCCGCTAATAGCAGTTGAAAATGGAAGCGGAGTGTTATCagacggtggtggtggtgtgCAAAAGACGGCGGCTCCT CAGAGAATTAGGGGAGACTGA
- the BNAA10G27970D gene encoding UDP-xylose transporter 3 isoform X2 has protein sequence MSEGQKFQLGTIGALSLSVVSSVSIVICNKALISTLGFTFATTLTSWHLLVTFCSLHVALWMKMFEHKPFDPRAVMGFGILNGISIGLLNLSLGFNSVGFYQMTKLAIIPCTVLLETLFFRKMFSRKIQFSLTILLLGVGIATVTDLQLNMLGSVLSLLAVITTCVAQIMTNTIQKKFKVSSTQLLYQSCPYQAITLFVTGPFLDGLLTNQNVFAFKYTSQVVFFIVLSCLISVSVNFSTFLVIGKTSPVTYQVLGHLKTCLVLAFGYVLLKDPFNWRNILGIMVAVIGMVVYSYFCSIETQQKATETSSTQLPQMKESEKDPLIAVENGSGVLSDGGGGVQKTAAPVWNSNKEF, from the exons ATGAGCGAGGGCCAGAAGTTCCAGCTGGGAACAATCGGCGCTTTGAGTTTATCCGTCGTATCGTCTGTGTCGATCGTGATCTGTAACAAGGCGCTTATTAGCACCCTTGGCTTCACCTTCG CGACTACTTTGACTAGTTGGCATCTTCTGGTCACGTTTTGTTCCCTTCATGTGGCACTATGGATGAAGATGTTTGAACACAAGCCTTTTGATCCACGAGCTGTGATGGGATTTGGCATACTGAATGGAATCTCCATAGGGCTATTGAACCTTAGCCTTGGCTTTAATTCCGTTGGTTTTTACCAG ATGACGAAACTAGCAATCATCCCCTGTACTGTTCTCTTGGAGACACTCTTCTTCAGGAAAATGTTCAG tcGAAAAATTCAGTTTTCATTAACCATCCTTCTCCTTGGTGTTGGGATTGCAACCGTCACGGATCTTCAGCTTAATATGCTGGGTTCTGTCTTGTCGCTGCTGGCTGTTATCACAACTTGTGTTGCTCAAATT ATGACAAACACCATCCAGAAGAAGTTCAAAGTTTCATCCACGCAACTTCTTTATCAGTCTTGCCCTTATCAAGCAATTACACTTTTCGTCACTGGTCCATTTTTGGATGGGCTCCTAACCAACCAGAATGTGTTTGCTTTCAAGTACACTTCTCAAGTTGTG TTCTTCATCGTCCTGTCCTGCCTCATATCAGTCTCTGTAAACTTCAGCACTTTTCTAGTGATTGGAAAAACGTCTCCGGTCACATATCAGGTTCTTGGACATCTTAAGACATGCCTGGTTCTAGCGTTTGGCTATGTGTTGTTGAAAGACCCATTCAACTGGCGCAACATTCTCGGTATTATGGTGGCGGTGATTGGAATGGTTGTGTATTCCTATTTCTGCTCGATTGAGACTCAGCAGAAGGCAACTGAAACATCTTCAACTCAGTTGCCTCAG ATGAAAGAGAGCGAGAAGGATCCGCTAATAGCAGTTGAAAATGGAAGCGGAGTGTTATCagacggtggtggtggtgtgCAAAAGACGGCGGCTCCTGTATGGAACTCAAATAAAGAATTTTAA